ATAGGTCAAAAGGCTCTAAAAGAGCAGGTTGCTCTATACCTGAAAGAGAAAAAATTTAATGATGTATTACGATATACAAATGCCGTAAGAGATATAAACGACACTGAAAATGATAAAAATTTAAACCTCGCAGCTCTTGCTTTGGCGAATGACATGATAAGAAAGGATAACTGCAAGGCCGCAGTGGATTTAGTGGAAGGCTATGAGATAAGAGCTGATATAGAGGCTAAATTTAAGCTATTTAACTGCTTTATGAGGATGTCTAGACATCAGAGTGCTTATGAGCTAGCTAAAGAGAATATAGCATCGCCAGATATGTTAGATAGGGTTGAGTGGCTTGTAAATTTAAGTTCTGTATTGCTTAAAATGCAAAAATATAAAGATGTGGTTCGTGTTGCCGATGAAGTCTTGGCAATAGCTGCAAATGAGGAGTATGCTGATGTATCTCCTGTATTTTTCGACCGCTTTGATGCGCTTATAAAGCTGGATAGAATACCTGATGCAATGGCTACGATAAAGGCTATAGAGGATTTGAGGGAAAATGACTTTAGGATTATTGAAGTGTATGCAAAGATGTCTGAAATCACACAAAAGAACAAAGACTTTTTAAATACTGTAATCTATGCCAAGAAGGCAATAGATATGCAAAAAAGACTAAATATCAATACTTTTAGTCCGAAAGTGGAATTTGATTATATAAACGCTCTTAATAGGCTTGATAGATTGGATGAGGCTCTTAATAATTTAAAAAGTATTTTAGAAACTAAGCTTGAGCCTGTTGATAGAGTAAGGGCACTAGCACAAATTTCAGAAATTTACATTAAGCAAAAACGTCCACAAGATGCTAAGCCATATCTAGAGGAGTGCGTCGGGCTAAATTTTGAAAGCTCTTGGAAAAGCCTATGCTCCGAGCAGATTAAGCTCGTAGAGTAGGCTAAAATATCATTCCTTCATTATCTTGCTTGATTAGATTATCCTGTGCGTCTTGTTTAGGAAGCGGAGAAGTTTTGGTATATAGCTCATCTTTTCCTTCATACATGGTATGAAATATCCCTTCGGGTTCTATAAAATTTCTCTTTGTCTCGGGAAATTCTTTTATATATTGCTCTATAAAAGCCTTAAATACCGGCGCAGCCGTTCTTCCTCCACCCTCTATTTTTCTCATAGGCGTATTATTGTCATTTCCATACCATATCACAACTTCCACTTCCGGAGTAAATCCGCAAAACCAAGCGTCTATATTGTTGTTTGTAGTGCCTGTCTTGCCAGCTATCTGAATGCCTTTTACTCTTGCGTTTTGTCCTGTACCACTATTTACAACCGTTTTTAGCATATCTACCATTAGATATGCTTGCTCCGGCTTTGTTGTTTGAATTCGCCTTGTCTCAAATGCTGTCTCTAAATTTTGTGGATTTATAATCTTTCGTATAAGTTGAGGTTCGACTATCTCTCCACCATTTGGAAACATAGAGTAAAATTTGGCAAATTCCAAAGGCGATATGCCAAAGCTTCCAAGCGCCATAGATAGATCTTTGGATATATTTTTAAATTCCATATCGCTAATGAGCTTATATGTCGTATCAAGTCCAATTTCGTTAAGCAAATTTATAGTCGCCAAGTTTCTTGACTGTCTTAATGCATTTTTTAGCGTTATATAGCCTTGAAATCCACCGCTATAATTTTTTGGCTTCCAGTCTTGCTCGTTTCCTGAACTAAAAACTCTTGATATGTCGGCTACTTTACTCATCGGAGAGTAGCCTAGATCAAGCGCAATTTGGTATATAAATGGTTTAAAGCTAGATCCCGGCTGTCTCATGCTCTGGGTAGCTCTATTGTAGCTGCTTTTGGAGTAATCAACTCCGCCAACTAGGGCTAAAATTTCACCGCTTTTTGGTGCCGTTACGACGATGGCTCCGTTTAAAACCGAGGCATTGGCGTCTTTATCGCGCTTTAAAATTTCACTATAGCCAAATTTCAGTGCATCTTCTGCCATCTTTTGAACTTTGAGGTCGATATTAGTCTCTATCCTATATCCGCCAACTCTAATATCGCTAAATATCTTTGAAGCTTCTTTAATAACCTCGTCCACCACATAAGGAGAGACGTTTTGAGTTAAAGTATCATCATATACTATAGGTTGTTCGGCTATGGCTTTTTTATACTCATCCTCATTTATCCAACCAAGCATATTCATACGCCAGATTACATTGTTCGCCCTACCAAGAGATAGATCAAGGTGCTTTGTGGGATCATAAGCGCTTGGAGCCTTTGGTAAGCCTACTAAAATAGCTATCTCTTTTATGGTTAACTCGTTTAGCTCTTTTCTAAAATACCCTTTAGCCGCAGCTTTTATACCGTAATATCCGTGACCCAAATATACTTGATTAAGGTATCTTTCTAAAATTTGCTCCTTGGTAAGCTCTTTTTCAAGCTTCATTGCCACAATCATCTCTTGTATTTTTCTAGTAAATTTCTTCTCTCTGGTTAGTATCATATTTTTTACAAGCTGCTGAGTGAGTGTACTAGCACCTTCTACCAGCTTGCCGGCCTTTATATCTTTTATAATGGCTCTTGTAATAGCCTCAGGATTTATGCCTCCATGCTCAAAGAAGCTTGTATCTTCTATCGCTACTAAGGCCTCTATTACACGAGAAGGAATCTCGTCGTATCTGGCGTAAATTCTATTTTCCTCAAAAAGATTTGCTATGAGATTTCCGTTTTTGTCATAAATTTGTGTAGTAAGTTTTGGCTTATACTCTATTATTCCACTTATATCGGGCTGAATTTGATAATATAGGTATATAAAGGCTGCGCCGCTTGAGACAAAAATTATAAAAAAAAGTGAAGATAAAAATCTAATCATAAAAAGGCCTTTAATTGCTCTATATTTAAGCCTCTGGCCGTGCTTTCATTGCCTATCTTTTTTAATATATATTTTTTATTAAATCCCTCTATCATCATTGCGCCAGCTTTTCCTTGCCATTCGTTACTTTTTATGTATTCGTTTAAATCATCTTGGCTAAATTTGGCAAATTGATATGTTGTAGAGCTTATATTGGTAAGTTCAAATTCTTCACCTAAAAATATCATGGCTGTTATAATTTTAGCTTCATTACCGCTTTGTAAATTTAGCATATATAAAGCCTCTTGTTTATCTTTTGCCTTACCTAAGATTTTACCATTACACACGACTGCACTATCTGCAAAAAGGAGATTTTTTAAATTTGGATGCTCTTTTAAAAATTGCTCTTTTTTCGTTTGAACTACTTTTAAAACATAACTTGCGGGTTTTAAATTTCTATCAACTTCGCTTTCGTCAAAATCAAAAGAAAACTGCCTGAATTTAACTTCATTTTCTTCTAAAATTTTAGCTCTTGTGATAGAGCTTGATGCTAGATTTATCATCAAAACGCCCTATAAGCTATACCAAGATAGGTTGCAAACAGTGCAAATACGACATTTAGCGGTATAAAGTAATATATAACTACTATCAAATTTTCATGAAGCTCTATATATTCGCCTTTTTTCATTGATTTGACCGCTCTATTTATTCTATATGTTACATATATTACATTTATCAACAAAAAGCAAAAGACCGTCCATTTGGTAGCTAGAATCGTATTTAACATAGGGTCTGCAACCTTAGAGTAGTCATCTTCTCCTGTTAGCATGCTGGTTGCGATAATCACAGCCAAAGATATATAAACCGCGCATCCAAGATATTTTAGTGCAGAGATCACTAGAATGTATCTTTTGTGATTGTTTGCAATATCTTTCATAAAAAATTTAGCCATAAACCAAAAGTTGGCTTGAAATCCCACAAATACTATCGTGGCAACCGTATGTAAAAATGGCAAAATGTGACTAAGTTTTGCAAAAGCTATGTTAAATTCAGGCATTAAGCTAATTTTCCTTTAATAAATTCAAAAGCCTCTTTTTTGGCTCTATCTATCTGACTCACATCCTTACCACCTGCGGTTGCAAAATCATCCTTGCCACCGCCATTTCCACCTAAAATTTGAGCCGTCATTTTAACCCACTCTCCGGCCTTTATGTTTGCGTTTTTAACGCCTGCTGCGATGGCTATTTTTTCGTCCTTAACCTGCATAAATAGTGCAGCAACTTTTTCATTTGAGTTTTTTATCTCATCTATTGCGGTTTTTATATCTCCGCTTTCTAGAATTTCTACACAAACCTTTATTCCGCCGATATCAGTTGGATTTATAGCCTTTGACCCGCCAGCGTTTTTAAGCTCATCTTTTAGGCTCTTTATCTCGCTCTTTAACTTTTTTATCGCCGTCATCGGCTCTACGCTTTTTAGCTCGCCTCTTATCTCTTCAAGTTCATCTCTTAAATTTTTGGCGAAATTTAGGGCAGCTTTTGAGCATATCGCCTCTATTCTACGTACTCCTGCACTCACTCCGCTCTCTTTTGTTATAAAAAATGCCCCAATTTCGTTAATATTTTTTACGTGAGTTCCTCCGCAAAGCTCTTTGCTAACATCGCCAAAGCTAAGGACCCTTACGTTGTCATCGTATTTTTCACCAAAAAGAGCTATAGCACCGCTGTTTTTAGCGCTTTCTATATCCATTATCTCGGTTTTTGCAGCGGCTCCGTTGGCTATAGCGTTATTTACAAAATTTTCTATTTTGTTTATCTCTTCGCTTGTAAGAGCCTTAGGATGAGAGAAGTCAAATCTAAGCTTGGTAGCTTCTACGCTTGATCCTGCTTGTGCCACATGTGTTCCAAGAATGCTTCTAAGTGCCGAGTGAAGTAGGTGTGTTGCACTATGGTGGCGAGCTATTTCGCTTCTTTCGTCGCTTACTTTTACTTCAACCTCATCTCCTGCGCTTAAATTTGCTTTTAGCTCTATAGATGATAGGTTTAATCCGTGAAATTTCTGCGTATCAACCACTTTTGCAAAATTTAAAATATCTCCAGTATCTCCGCATTGTCCGCCGCTTTGTGCATAAAAAGGAGTTTTATCAAGCATAACCCAGCCGTTTTGTCCGGCTTTTAAGCTCATAACCCTTTTAAAATCCTCATCAAGCAAGGCTAAAATTTTGCTTTTTGAGCTCAAACTTTCATATCCTATAAACTCATTCTCTCCAAATTCTTCTAAAAGCTCTTTAAAATCTCCCTTTGCACTCTTATCTCCGCTTCCTTTCCAAGCGGCCTTTGCACGAGTTTTTTGCTCATTCATCAGCTCTTCAAATTTTGCTTCATCTACTTTTAGATTTTTATCCCTTAGCATATCGGCTGTAAGATCAAGTGGGAAGCCGTAAGTATCATAAAGCTTAAACGCGATCTCTCCGCTAAAGACATCTTTAGTATTTTTAAGCTCGCTGTTAAATAGCTCAAGACCCGATGCTATAGTTGCAAAAAATCTCTCTTCTTCTAATCTAATCTGCTCTTTAACCGCCTCTTTTTTATCATTTAGATAAGCGTAGTGTCCGCCCATTAGTTCGCATACCTTATCAACTAGCTTATACATAAAAGGCTCTTTTATACCCAGTAAGTATCCGTGGCGAACAGCGCGGCGTAAAATTCGTCGCAGAACGTATCCTCTACCCTCTTTATCAAAATTTACTCCTTGAGCTAACAAAAAAGTAACCGAGCGAATATGATCGCTGATTACGCGGTAGCTTGCTCCGGTTGAATACTCGTAAGGTTTTTTACAAAGCCTTGCAACCTCATTTATATAAGGTATGAAAAGAGAGCTGTCGTAGTTGCTAAATTTCCCCTCTTTTATTGCCGTTACACGTTCAAGTCCCATGCCTGTATCTATTGAAGGTTTTGGAAGAGGGCTTAGCTTTCCGTCTGCGCCTCTTTCATACTGCATAAATACGAGATTCCAAATTTCAAGAAATCTATCTCCGTCTCCACCCATGTAGTCTTCATCGGAGTTAAAATTTTCTGCTCCTTGATCGTAAAATATCTCAGAACAAGGTCCGCAAGGTCCGGTATCGCCCATTTGCCAGAAATTGTCTTTATCTCCAAATTTATAAATTCTATCCTTGCTTATATGCTCTTGCCACATCTCATACGCTTCATCATCACTCTCGTGAACTGTTACGTAAAGGCGATCTTTTGGTAGTTTCAATATCTCTGTTACAAATTCCCATCCGTAAGCTATCGCATCTTTTTTAAAGTATTCTCCGAAGCTAAAATTTCCAAGCATTTCAAAAAAAGTGTGGTGGCGTGCCGTATATCCGACATTATCAAGGTCGTTATGTTTACCGCCCGCTCTTATGCAGGTTTGGCAGCTTGTGCGAATCGGCGGGGTAGGGCGTGGAATCTCACCTGTAAAAATACTTTTAAAAGGCACCATTCCAGCGTTTGTAAAAAGCAGTGTTGCATCATTTGGAACAAGCGGAGCGGAAGGTATTATTTCGTGTCCCTTTGAGCTGAAAAAATTTAAAAAAGCTTCTCTGACATCAAAAATATTTGTATCGCAATTTTTCATTAATTTTCCTATTTAAAATTTATAAAATAGTTCTGATTTTAGCATAAAAATTATAAATTCTAAGACACCTGTATACTGTGCAATGTGTGGAAAATTATAATATTAAATTGAGAGTGTTTTGTAATTTTCAAGTAAGTTAATTATATAATTACCAATTTGTATTATAATCGCTATAAAAAAGATAAATTCGGAAAAATTTTATGAAAAAACGGCTTGCTATCATAGGGTTTAATGATGTCGGAAAGTTTCATTGCAATGAACTTAGAAGGTCCGATGAATTCGATCTTGTCGGTGTGTATTGTCAAAAAAATAGCGAATCTTTTGGGCGTATAAAAATTTATAGCGATCTAAACGAGCTGTTTGAATCCGCAGATCCGGAAGCTATTATAATAACAGATGGAATACAGTATCTTGAGCTTTTTTCAAAGTGTGTGAAAACCTGCAAACATATATTTATCCATCATCCTATAGCTAAAAATACAGGTGCAATTCATGAGATGAAATATTACTCTAATCTAAGTGGAGTTATGAGTGTCGCTGGATTTTTTGATAGGTTTAATCCTGTGATAGTATCTTTAAAAAAATCTCTTGAGAGAGAAGAGAAGATTTATTCGATAAATATTACAAGAGGCTTTTGTTTAAGCAGGAATTTAAATTTAGAAATCTTGCAAAATATTGATCTGGCAAGATTTGTAGCGGCTAGTGATATAGCGCAATTTTCTAAATTTGAAGTTCATAAAGAGGATAAAAAGAATCCAACAAATACTCTTTGTCAGCTGAAAATGAAAAATCAAACTTTAGTGAGTATACATAACTCCATAAATTATCCTATAGATCGGTTTATAATCGAAGTTTCGGCAAATAGCGGAATATATTTTGGAGATTTGATAGGTATGAAATTAAATAAATACACTGATTATGGACAGCAAAATTTAAAAGTAGATAGTGATATTTCACCTATTAAAAAGGCCCATTCGGAGTTTTTTGAGCTTTGTAAAAATGATAAATTTAATAATTTGGCATCGCTTGATGATGCTTTAAAGGTATATGAAATATGCGTATAAAAAGATTGCTTTTGCTATTAAATATGGGTGGCCCAAACAATATAGAAGAGGTTGAAATTTTTTTAAAAAATATGTTTAATGATCCGTATATTCTTGGTATCAAAAATAAAATTTTACGTAAATTCGTGGGTTTTATGATCGCAAAAGGACGTTTAAAGGCTGCTAAAAGCAACTATAATCAAATCGGAGGCAAGTCACCTCTTTGTGAAATAACAGCTAGTTTATGCTCTAAAATTTCAAATTTAAGCAGTGAGTTTGATGCGGTTGATTTTGCGATGAACTACACGCCTCCATTTGCCAAAGAAGTGTTAAAAAAATATGAAAACTTTGATGAAATTGTAGTTTTTCCACTTTATCCTCATCATTCCGTGACAACCATTTCATCGAGTATAGATGATTTTAATCTGGCGTTTAATGAGCTTAATTTGAAGTCAAAAGTAAAAATTGTGGAGCCATTTTTTGAAAATCAAACATATAATGATGCGGTTTTAAACAGTATAAAAAATAGTGTAAAAGGTATCAACACTGATGATATTACCTTGATATTTTCAGCTCACTCTCTTCCGCAAAAAACAATAGATAATGGTGATCTTTACGAAAAACATATAAGATCTCATGTAGAAATACTCTCAAATTTAATCAATAAAGAGATTAAATTCGCGGATATTAGCTTAGCTTATCAATCAAGACTCGGACCGGTAAAATGGCTGGAGCCTTCTTTAGGCGATGCCTTAAC
The Campylobacter sp. RM16189 genome window above contains:
- a CDS encoding Gfo/Idh/MocA family oxidoreductase, with amino-acid sequence MKKRLAIIGFNDVGKFHCNELRRSDEFDLVGVYCQKNSESFGRIKIYSDLNELFESADPEAIIITDGIQYLELFSKCVKTCKHIFIHHPIAKNTGAIHEMKYYSNLSGVMSVAGFFDRFNPVIVSLKKSLEREEKIYSINITRGFCLSRNLNLEILQNIDLARFVAASDIAQFSKFEVHKEDKKNPTNTLCQLKMKNQTLVSIHNSINYPIDRFIIEVSANSGIYFGDLIGMKLNKYTDYGQQNLKVDSDISPIKKAHSEFFELCKNDKFNNLASLDDALKVYEICV
- a CDS encoding 3-isopropylmalate dehydratase, coding for MPEFNIAFAKLSHILPFLHTVATIVFVGFQANFWFMAKFFMKDIANNHKRYILVISALKYLGCAVYISLAVIIATSMLTGEDDYSKVADPMLNTILATKWTVFCFLLINVIYVTYRINRAVKSMKKGEYIELHENLIVVIYYFIPLNVVFALFATYLGIAYRAF
- the alaS gene encoding alanine--tRNA ligase, which codes for MKNCDTNIFDVREAFLNFFSSKGHEIIPSAPLVPNDATLLFTNAGMVPFKSIFTGEIPRPTPPIRTSCQTCIRAGGKHNDLDNVGYTARHHTFFEMLGNFSFGEYFKKDAIAYGWEFVTEILKLPKDRLYVTVHESDDEAYEMWQEHISKDRIYKFGDKDNFWQMGDTGPCGPCSEIFYDQGAENFNSDEDYMGGDGDRFLEIWNLVFMQYERGADGKLSPLPKPSIDTGMGLERVTAIKEGKFSNYDSSLFIPYINEVARLCKKPYEYSTGASYRVISDHIRSVTFLLAQGVNFDKEGRGYVLRRILRRAVRHGYLLGIKEPFMYKLVDKVCELMGGHYAYLNDKKEAVKEQIRLEEERFFATIASGLELFNSELKNTKDVFSGEIAFKLYDTYGFPLDLTADMLRDKNLKVDEAKFEELMNEQKTRAKAAWKGSGDKSAKGDFKELLEEFGENEFIGYESLSSKSKILALLDEDFKRVMSLKAGQNGWVMLDKTPFYAQSGGQCGDTGDILNFAKVVDTQKFHGLNLSSIELKANLSAGDEVEVKVSDERSEIARHHSATHLLHSALRSILGTHVAQAGSSVEATKLRFDFSHPKALTSEEINKIENFVNNAIANGAAAKTEIMDIESAKNSGAIALFGEKYDDNVRVLSFGDVSKELCGGTHVKNINEIGAFFITKESGVSAGVRRIEAICSKAALNFAKNLRDELEEIRGELKSVEPMTAIKKLKSEIKSLKDELKNAGGSKAINPTDIGGIKVCVEILESGDIKTAIDEIKNSNEKVAALFMQVKDEKIAIAAGVKNANIKAGEWVKMTAQILGGNGGGKDDFATAGGKDVSQIDRAKKEAFEFIKGKLA
- the hemH gene encoding ferrochelatase, with the translated sequence MKRLLLLLNMGGPNNIEEVEIFLKNMFNDPYILGIKNKILRKFVGFMIAKGRLKAAKSNYNQIGGKSPLCEITASLCSKISNLSSEFDAVDFAMNYTPPFAKEVLKKYENFDEIVVFPLYPHHSVTTISSSIDDFNLAFNELNLKSKVKIVEPFFENQTYNDAVLNSIKNSVKGINTDDITLIFSAHSLPQKTIDNGDLYEKHIRSHVEILSNLINKEIKFADISLAYQSRLGPVKWLEPSLGDALTGIKNKKALVYPISFCIDNSETVFELVKEYKDVANQLKFEYYDVVPCLNDSEEFAKFIFQTGLSYINNNTVN
- the maf gene encoding septum formation inhibitor Maf, with protein sequence MINLASSSITRAKILEENEVKFRQFSFDFDESEVDRNLKPASYVLKVVQTKKEQFLKEHPNLKNLLFADSAVVCNGKILGKAKDKQEALYMLNLQSGNEAKIITAMIFLGEEFELTNISSTTYQFAKFSQDDLNEYIKSNEWQGKAGAMMIEGFNKKYILKKIGNESTARGLNIEQLKAFL
- a CDS encoding PBP1A family penicillin-binding protein produces the protein MRFLSSLFFIIFVSSGAAFIYLYYQIQPDISGIIEYKPKLTTQIYDKNGNLIANLFEENRIYARYDEIPSRVIEALVAIEDTSFFEHGGINPEAITRAIIKDIKAGKLVEGASTLTQQLVKNMILTREKKFTRKIQEMIVAMKLEKELTKEQILERYLNQVYLGHGYYGIKAAAKGYFRKELNELTIKEIAILVGLPKAPSAYDPTKHLDLSLGRANNVIWRMNMLGWINEDEYKKAIAEQPIVYDDTLTQNVSPYVVDEVIKEASKIFSDIRVGGYRIETNIDLKVQKMAEDALKFGYSEILKRDKDANASVLNGAIVVTAPKSGEILALVGGVDYSKSSYNRATQSMRQPGSSFKPFIYQIALDLGYSPMSKVADISRVFSSGNEQDWKPKNYSGGFQGYITLKNALRQSRNLATINLLNEIGLDTTYKLISDMEFKNISKDLSMALGSFGISPLEFAKFYSMFPNGGEIVEPQLIRKIINPQNLETAFETRRIQTTKPEQAYLMVDMLKTVVNSGTGQNARVKGIQIAGKTGTTNNNIDAWFCGFTPEVEVVIWYGNDNNTPMRKIEGGGRTAAPVFKAFIEQYIKEFPETKRNFIEPEGIFHTMYEGKDELYTKTSPLPKQDAQDNLIKQDNEGMIF